The window GAAGATATAAGGACGGGTTTTGAATATATTTCAAAGGCTGACCTTTATCTGGGGCGTGTAAAAAAGCGCCAGAATTACAGGATGTGGAGGTACGCAAGCATGCTTATGGTCTGCGGAGCTGCCCTTTCAAAGACAAGACAGTACCCGGGCTTTATTAAATACCAGCAGCCTTCGCTCTGGAGAAGGCTTGGGCAGACACGTTCGAAAAGGGACATGCGGGACAATATCGTTTCAAAGATCGGGGAGCACAGCTTTGAATCAATGCATTATTCGAGGAACAACCTTATGGGGTTTTACTCGCGAATGCTGAAAGATGAGAAATCTGCAGTTGAAGTTACTGCAACCCTCGGGCTTGAGCTTGAAGAGCTGATGTACCTCTCAGGAAGTGCAAAGCCAGGCAAAAAGCTGCAGAAAATTTACGACGAAGCACAGAAACTTCTTGAGGAGAGTAAGGGTAAAACTGAAGAGCCTGACTTTTTTAAGACTCCTGCCCCTGCAGTAGACAATAAGCAGAAAACCCTCAGCTGCCCTGTTATAATTTCAGAGGACGAAAAGGGGACTCAAAAGGAGGTCTCAGCCTGCAAATCTGAAGCTTCTGATCCCCAGCTTTCTGAAGATGGGCAGAAAACCCTTCTCATGGGATTCAACACACCGCCAGAAATTCCCGAAAAAAAAGAGACATCCGAGATAAAAGAGACTGCTGGAAAGATATTGCCTGATGGTCCGAAACCTGCGGAAAATAATTTATTTTCTTATCCAGCTCCCCTACCAGAAAAAAAACCGGTTTCTGAATCTGTAGAGAAGAAAGTTTCCTCTATACTATCAAAAAAGAAGGTTCCGACTAACCGCGAGCCTTCAAAACAGGGGGCATCTGATGAAGCTTCCTCCTCCGCAGACATGCAGGATAATACAGGAGAAGTCTTGAAAAAAGCCGAGCCTAAAAACCAGAAAACACTTTTCGACTTTTAAATTTATCTGGAGTGTCAATTGTTCATTTTTATCTGGATTTTCCAATCCAGAAAAGTTCTTTTTTTTAATTTCCCCAAACCCCCCTTAAATCGTCATGTGTTTTATGTGAGCGGAACTAACGGGGTTGACTTTGAATGAAAGAAGAAGGTTATTGGTGTGTTTGGGATGTTTGGACTGGAATCCGCTCACAAGTATAAATATGGAACTGTAATTATAAATTATTATTTAATCTATTTAGGAATGATTCAAATATAATACCAGGGGGTTTTGTTGCCAAGAATGGTTATTGGGAAAATGGAACTATAGATCAATTCCCAAACTGAAATTTAGAAGTTATATTTTTATCATTCCTTATTACATGTTACTATCTGCCTGATTCAGGCTTCCTTATATGTAACATTTTCTTTGTTTTAGTCCCTATTTACAGTTGTTTCAAAATGTTCCTGGTATTCAAAAAAATGTTCCTGGTATTTGAAATGTTCCTGGTGTATACCTGTATCGTCTGATCACAGTAAGATGAAGTTGAGATAAGTTAAGATATTTCAGGTATAATTGAAACAATATAAGGTAAAGTTGAGATAAGTCTGAGTAAAGTTACAAAATATTAAGATAATAATGTTATTTTTAGATTAAGTTGAGAAAAAAAGCTGTGAGAATAATTTGTGAGCGGGCTTGGGGAGTTGGGGGAATAGTTGGGGAATAGTTGGGGGATATGGGTTTGGGGGTTATACTATGGAAAAGAGGCCCGCTCACTAAGCATGAGTAATATTACATACTATAAATAGCTTTCTATAAAAATACATCATAATTTATAATTACAATCTTATAGTTACTATTTTCTCAAACTGTTCTTAACAATAATATTTATCAGGAACCCATGCAATCGGATAATAGATAAATGTCAGATAGTAGATAAATAGCACTGGAAGAAGCACGGATGAGAAAGGATAGCATTTACGAAAAACGAAGGCAGAATGCCCGTTACTTTAATGGCGGGATGAATGCCGTCAACTTCCGTACATTTGCCCTTTTTCGAGAACCTTTGGCTTAATATGTGTTCAAAGCCTATATATACTTGATTAGTATGAGAAAAGGGAGTTTATATAGGATTTATCCTGAAGAGGGTCAAAAGCAGGTGCTTGAACAGCATTTTGGCGGTGTCCGTTTTCTCTATAATAAACTTCTTCATATTAAATCTATTTTATATAGTCAGTGTGGATGCAGTATCACAAGGTCAGAACTTGATAAACACATTCTTGTCTTAAAAGATATTTATCCGTGGTTGAAGAATGTTAATTCTCAATCTTTGCAACAGGCAAACAAAAACTTAGATAATGCTTATCAAC is drawn from Methanosarcina lacustris Z-7289 and contains these coding sequences:
- a CDS encoding replication factor C large subunit, producing MSAIEWAEKYRPRTLGDVLGNKKAVQDFRAWAEEWQSGIPERRAVILYGPAGIGKTSSAHALGRDLDWEVIELNASDQRTAGVIEKVAGSAASMNTFFGGKRLIILDEADNIHGTADRGGMRAIAGIIKTTLQPIVLIANDIYGLTSTIRNLCLEIKFGSVQSRSMVPALKKVCEAEGVYCSQEAVLHIAENAGGDFRSAMNDLQAAANGKETLEVEDIGTSGRDVKENIFKAMQKIFKSTDCKKALESTRGLDESPEDLVHWIDENLPIQYARKDGDLEDIRTGFEYISKADLYLGRVKKRQNYRMWRYASMLMVCGAALSKTRQYPGFIKYQQPSLWRRLGQTRSKRDMRDNIVSKIGEHSFESMHYSRNNLMGFYSRMLKDEKSAVEVTATLGLELEELMYLSGSAKPGKKLQKIYDEAQKLLEESKGKTEEPDFFKTPAPAVDNKQKTLSCPVIISEDEKGTQKEVSACKSEASDPQLSEDGQKTLLMGFNTPPEIPEKKETSEIKETAGKILPDGPKPAENNLFSYPAPLPEKKPVSESVEKKVSSILSKKKVPTNREPSKQGASDEASSSADMQDNTGEVLKKAEPKNQKTLFDF